Proteins encoded within one genomic window of Gammaproteobacteria bacterium:
- the tsf gene encoding translation elongation factor Ts: MQITAAMVKALREKTGVGMMECKKFLAEAGGDMERAVELLRKSGQARADRKGGRAAAEGVVLMETGDDGAVVMLEANCETDFVAKDAQFTGFCRKAARAALENAPADIEALAQLDIGGATVEAARLELVSRIGENIQLRRFLRVTPAGERCGAYLHGTRIGVVVEMDGGDDGLARDVAMHIAASRPLCLSEDDAPAGALEREREILTAQAGQTGKPADIVARIVEGRLQKYLQEIALLKQPFVKDEDQSVGQLLKRHSATVRGFHRYEVGEGIEKKKENFAEEVMAQARSG, from the coding sequence CATGATGGAGTGCAAGAAATTCCTGGCCGAGGCCGGCGGCGACATGGAGCGCGCCGTTGAACTGCTGCGAAAGTCGGGGCAGGCGAGGGCCGACCGCAAGGGCGGGCGCGCGGCGGCGGAAGGCGTGGTGCTGATGGAGACCGGCGACGACGGCGCCGTCGTCATGCTCGAGGCCAACTGCGAGACCGACTTTGTCGCCAAAGACGCGCAATTCACCGGTTTCTGCAGAAAAGCCGCGCGCGCCGCGCTGGAAAACGCGCCCGCCGACATCGAGGCGCTGGCGCAACTCGACATCGGCGGCGCCACCGTCGAGGCGGCGCGGCTTGAACTGGTCTCGCGCATCGGCGAGAACATCCAGTTGCGGCGCTTCCTGCGCGTGACGCCTGCGGGCGAGCGCTGCGGCGCCTATCTGCACGGCACGCGCATCGGCGTTGTTGTCGAGATGGACGGCGGCGACGACGGCCTGGCGCGCGATGTCGCGATGCACATCGCCGCGAGCCGCCCGCTGTGCCTGTCCGAGGACGACGCCCCGGCGGGCGCGCTGGAGCGCGAACGCGAGATTCTGACGGCGCAGGCCGGGCAGACCGGCAAGCCCGCCGACATCGTCGCCCGCATCGTCGAGGGGCGCCTGCAGAAATACCTGCAGGAGATTGCGCTGCTGAAACAGCCGTTTGTCAAGGACGAAGACCAGTCGGTCGGCCAGTTGCTGAAGCGGCATTCGGCCACGGTGCGCGGCTTTCACCGCTACGAGGTCGGCGAGGGTATCGAGAAGAAGAAGGAGAACTTCGCCGAAGAGGTCATGGCCCAGGCCCGGAGCGGCTGA
- the pyrH gene encoding UMP kinase, protein MSNLRILLKLSGEALTRGRSRGIDIEAVERLVGEIRAVRAAGVEIAIVIGGGNIVRGGDFAATGMDRVAADQMGMLATVINALALQQALERQDIHTRVMSAVEIKQVCESYIRRRAVRHLEKGRVVVFAAGTGNPFFTTDSAASLRAVEIGAGLLLKATKVDGVYDADPGDKPGAERYERLTYDKVLQDRLEFMDATAIVMCRDHRIPIRIFNMNEPGALGRIVGGEPVGTLVAGRGAEDAQ, encoded by the coding sequence GTGTCCAATCTTCGCATTCTTCTGAAGTTGAGCGGCGAGGCGCTGACGAGGGGGCGCTCGCGCGGCATTGACATCGAGGCGGTCGAGCGCCTCGTCGGCGAAATCAGGGCGGTGCGCGCCGCCGGCGTGGAAATCGCCATCGTCATCGGCGGCGGCAACATCGTTCGCGGCGGCGACTTCGCCGCCACCGGCATGGACCGCGTCGCCGCCGACCAGATGGGCATGCTGGCGACCGTCATCAACGCGCTGGCGCTGCAACAGGCGCTGGAACGCCAGGACATTCACACGCGGGTCATGTCCGCGGTCGAGATTAAGCAGGTGTGCGAGAGTTACATCCGCCGCCGCGCGGTGCGCCACCTGGAGAAGGGGCGCGTCGTTGTTTTCGCCGCCGGTACCGGCAACCCGTTCTTCACGACCGACTCGGCGGCGAGTCTGCGCGCGGTCGAGATCGGCGCCGGCCTGCTGCTGAAGGCGACCAAGGTGGACGGCGTCTATGACGCCGACCCCGGCGACAAGCCCGGCGCCGAACGCTACGAGCGCCTGACCTACGACAAGGTGCTGCAAGACCGTCTGGAATTCATGGACGCCACCGCCATTGTCATGTGCCGCGACCACCGGATTCCGATTCGCATTTTCAACATGAACGAGCCGGGCGCCCTCGGCAGAATCGTCGGCGGCGAGCCTGTCGGCACGCTGGTCGCGGGGCGCGGGGCGGAGGACGCGCAATGA
- the frr gene encoding ribosome recycling factor — protein MIEEIKSQAGERMKKSVEVLRSELARIRTGRAHSSLLDHITVEYYGSEAPLNQVSNITVEDARTLVINVWEKDMVKKIEKAILESDLGLNPAVRGAVVHVPMPPLTGERRKELVKLVRQQGENARVAVRNVRRDANQKIKEKIKAKELGKDDEKAAHDLVEKMTADCVRSIDEILEEKEKELTEM, from the coding sequence ATGATCGAGGAAATCAAAAGCCAGGCGGGCGAGCGGATGAAGAAAAGCGTCGAGGTGCTGCGCTCGGAACTCGCCAGGATACGCACCGGGCGCGCGCACTCGAGTCTGCTCGACCACATCACGGTGGAGTACTACGGCAGCGAGGCGCCGCTCAACCAGGTTTCCAACATCACCGTCGAGGACGCGAGGACGCTGGTCATCAATGTCTGGGAGAAGGACATGGTGAAGAAAATCGAGAAGGCGATTCTGGAGTCGGACCTGGGGCTGAACCCGGCGGTCAGGGGCGCCGTCGTGCATGTGCCGATGCCGCCGCTGACCGGCGAGCGGCGCAAGGAACTGGTGAAACTGGTGCGCCAGCAGGGCGAGAACGCGCGCGTCGCGGTGCGCAATGTGCGCCGCGACGCCAATCAGAAGATCAAGGAGAAAATCAAGGCGAAGGAACTCGGCAAGGACGACGAGAAGGCGGCGCACGACCTGGTCGAGAAAATGACCGCCGACTGCGTGCGCTCGATTGACGAAATTCTGGAAGAGAAAGAGAAAGAATTGACGGAGATGTGA